acccatgagcgccttatagtcctgcctaggtccatatataaggcgcaccggactacaaggcgcagcgctgtccggtgcgccttatatgattgaaagcggcggccggcagactttgccggcggccgcttaaccccccgcgtgccagccgcttctattcatttcaatggcacgcttccattgaaatgaatggaagcgctcggcacacgaggagttaaagggattctacctttaaaagaacttccttcttgatcacgtcggaataatctccttacctttttaccatagccagcgccgccttcttccgcagctccgtctctgtcttctttgggcctcatggatgacgcatgcgcagtcggctctaacaggctctcgcagccagagccgactgcgcatgcgtcatccatgaggcccaaagaagacgacacggaaggcgcgaacacagctcagggagaaggcggcgctggctatgggaaaggtaagagacgaatagtcttttaaggctattccgacgtggttagggggaagaggttattttaatggtagaatctagagttgagcgagtactgttcggatcggctgatccgaacagtactcgctcatctctagtagaatctctttaagcagcggccgccggcaaagtctgcatgccgcttccatacattacaatgagagcgcgctattcaaatagttagagatgaacgaatactatttgaatagcgcgctcccattgcaatgtatggaagcggcatggagactttgccggcggccgccgcttaactcctcgcgtgccgccgcttaactcctcgcgtgccgccgcttaaagccttatataaggcgcaccggactataaggcgcactttcgatttctgaggaaatcgaagtattttatgtgcgccttatagtccggaaaatacggtacaattCATGGTATTTATTTAGGCCACACCATTTAAAATATGCCCCTTTTAGAGTATGTGTTGGGGAAACCTCGCAATATTTGTTTTGTGAGGTTCAACTAGTTGTTTCATTTGGACTTTACACTTGACAGGTCTCTTATAATCTGAGGTCTGGTTGTGGGGTCAACCCTGGCATAAAAGCAAATTATAGAGTATAAGTAAATGAGTAACCAATACAGAGATTTTTTTCCTAATCTTTTTACACCTTTGTTCTGTAACCAAAACAAAGGGGCATCCTCTACATCTAAATGGAAAACAATTACCACTGTCATAGAtgtggattcttcacagtaagagcaGCAAGACAATGGAATTCATTGCAACAAAATATTGTCACTGACAATTCTTTAAATAAGCTCAGAGATGTGGatgcatttattaaaaaaaaaaaatatatgataaaACGTATTCTAGATACTAGATTTCTGGGCATAGAAAGAACATTGCTGTAGCGCAAGAGAAGGAGATGAGCCCCTTCTTATATAAACAACCAGTCTGTTGcggctaagggcaggttcacacctgggactgtctccactttagccaatgtGGTGGGTTTCCGTctgtccgcggcaaaactgttttgttttgttttttttaattggacacaaagtcttgcaaatCAGACTAtgtgtcaagcaaaaaaaaaaaaataaaataagggttttgccgcggacaggcagaagaccctcacgggcagtcactcaagtgaatgggttcgAGAACTGATTGCCATGTTatcgttccctgtccagtttctcagggcagaagacagaaactcaccagattggctaaagcggagacaggCGCAGGTGTATACCCGCCCTCAGGGGTCAGTGGTAACACCCTATTCAAGCAAGTCCTTCAATGCCTGGTGAATTGTAATCCACAACATTTGCTATTCTCTAGCCCATTAGAAAGGAACATGTACATGATGTACATTGTAGTAATGGTAACCTGGTGTCTGTATTTGTGAGCGATTCACTCtgtagctgtgtcatgtgacagtTTCTTACACGTGAACAGGAAGATAGTTTCATCGTTCATTCCTGAGTGGAGAAACAGATTTTCTGTCTACATATAAGAAGCTGCATCAGTTGCACAGTCTGATGTTTGGTCAAATGACATGGTCGTGGGCCAAAAAAAGACTGGATAGCTCACCAATATAGACACCACCAAGAAGATAATCTGTACTGTAATTTACATCAGGTACCTTTCTAATGGgccaaagaattaaaaaaaaaattaaaaaaaaaaaaattgtgatgcaTGCATACTCTCCTGACAGATCCAACATCAGAAGTAAAGAAACACAACTGCGCATGCAATGGGATGGTGGCAGAGACAACGGTTCAGTCCCCGTTCATCAGACTAGGATCACTGCACAATGCTTGCTGGGTATCAGCCAGTTGCCTCTGCAGGAGTATATGCCagtgcaacccctttaacaacactTTACATGCAATATAGAAGACATGAGGCAGCTCTTGTATTTACTTGTTTATATGGTGAAGGGTGCCAATGCTCGAAGGACTGTGCAGCTACACAAGCGATACATATTGTATGTCAGCCACTGATTTTAAGGCCTGTGCTGcaatttacatacatacataatattCTTGCTTGAAGTATCCAGGTCACCCATGTGATCCCATCAGCTGCTATTCTTAGCCTTGCTCTACTGCACTTCAAAGCCATGTTAAGCCTTAAGATTCAATCTTTGCATACAAATTCTGTATCTTATAAAATAAAGAAGTACCTTGACAACCTTTTCAGTTCACTGTTAATTTCCAGATTGAATGGTTGCAACTTCTGAGCCCTCAGAAGAAAACTGCGTGCCTTCTCATATTCTCTCAGTTCAAGACAAGCCTgagcatgtgaaaaaaaaaatctgatcaatCGTCTGATGATGTATGTATAGAAGAAACTAAGGCAGCGTTCAAGTGGTACAtttttaatggggggggggggggggggggggggaagaaaacaGCCATAGAGGCAAGTTGTGTGAAGTGCACTCCGTTCTGCGGCCACAGGTTCTGTCACTTATAAGCAAGTGAAACACTGAATAAATGCTGGCCATCAACTCCGTGTCATCATTCATTCCCTCTCTTCCCCCCAAGAGctgcaggcgcaatgtgatgatgtcacttacatcttGCCTGCAGCTCCCTCAATACTCTAGACCCGAGACAGCAGGGAGGTGAGGAAAGGAGAGCAttagtgttctttttttttttttttttttgtttggtgggAGAGGGACATTTAACTGTTGAGCAGCTAAAGGGGGACAATAAAGAGGATCttccatgtcctcaggcacatgcagttctacataccgctgaattcagcgcactgttggctttctagcggtatataaaactgcatgtgcctaaggacatgaaagatcctctttcaaCAAGGGGCAACTGCAGACTAAGTGTAAACTGGGGGTAGCTAGAGGGGTAACATTATAAAGGAGGCAACTGCAGGGGGCCATAAAACTAGCGGGAACTTGAGGGGGACATTAGGCTGCAGTGGCAGATGGTTGGGAACATTATGCTGTTGGGATAGCTGAAGggggatatattatattgtgggtgcacttggagggggacattaaaaactGTGGGGATAGCTGGATGGGGCATTATAATTTATGCAAGTCAGGGGCACTTATGAAACTTATGCATTGGacccactaatatgttaaaacagCCCTAATACTCAGTAATATAGTTCCAGTGAATAAACTCTGTGAAAAATCTTTGCATTATCATACCGTTATAATGAAGCCAATGTACGTACAAATACCTACCTGCCCACAACGAAACAAAGCCTTTACATTTTTATTGTCTATCGCTAAAGCCTTCTCTCCCCAGGTCAGAGTTTTAGTAGGACGCTCCAGCCTTAGATATGTAAGTGCCAAATTCAAGTTCACAAGCAGGCGAGCGGCATCAAGCTGTGCCTTTTCTTCCTCTGAAGTGGCTTGACAAGACAGACAGGAGAAGGCCTGTGCGTACAGGAAAGTGGTTATTTAACTGCACATATTAAGGTCTCTCCAAGAACAATGTATTAGGAAAGACTTAGACCTCCAACATTAATTCACAAtaccatattcatatgaatatagaCTTGAGAAAAACTAATGAAACTGATTATTTTTCAGAGCCATTTTACATACATGCGTCACGTATTTAACATCCATCCATTTAAAAGCCTTTTTACCATTTGTCATACGTTTCGTCATAAAGACGTTTTTCACCGTCATATGGAGTCCATATTTTAGGGATCAAGTTACAGCTAAAAATCCAGTTTCAGCCATGGAAACTAGCAGCATTACAGGGATCTATAATGTTGTAGGTTCAGGTTATCATCCAAACAGATTTAACTGTACTGCACATTCATTGAATTGTGGTTAAACCCAATTTGTATACATTGTACTGTACTCGGATGCACTTTATTCCGTGTAAGTGACATGCAGATAATTGGAAAGATGGCCTGTAAAAGACATGGCAAAGACAACCATTAGGTTCCCACTTAAAGCAAGTGCATCTTGTTAGACACTGAACAAAAAGATTGGGAAGTTGATATCCGACCATCAGATCCATATCTCCCTGTCATTTGTTATTCTGGAGGTCTCCATACATTTGATGGTTGGCTGATACTGGCAAAGCCATCTCAGTTGATGATCATCTATCTAATACATCAAAAAATCCATGTTTTTAGTTCACACGCCTGTATAGGATCCCCCCACATCAGTCATCTTTGGACTGAAAATGACAGGGAACTAAAGGAAATGAAATATGCCCTTGAAATCATTCTATGAAAAGTTGCCATTACCTGTGAAGTGAAACATACCCGCTTATATCTGTCTTTAGCATCACAAAACCTGTTCCTTTTGAAGAGGTAGTTTCCAAACTGTCTTTCGGTAGCAGCAATACTCAGGACCTTTTCAAGAGGATAAGCTGACTGGCAGTGCTAAAACAAAGAGAGTCTTCACTACTTCCATTGCTTTTAATGAAAATCCAAACACAGTATACAGAGATTACCTGTAACACTTACTAGAGGCAATTCACAAAAGGCATCAGACTCTGCTGTATCCAGGAAGTCCAGCATCTCTATTTCAAAAAGAACAGTAGAAGCTGGAGGAATAAGTGGAGGGAATCCCAAATGGCCGTATGCATAGGCTGGCGAATAAAGGAACCAAGACAGTTCACCACGCTGCATTGTCAGGATACTGATCTCCATACCGTAGAGAGTGATATCTGCGGAATAAGAACAAATAATAATAGAAACACTGCAATATGAACGCgtccacataatttttttttactgtggacaACATATAAAACTGCATTAGGTCCAGTCTTGCCACAACACAGAACCAAAGCAGCAAATATATCAGCTATTCCAAGATCTTTGAAGGACAGATAATACGTTACTTTTACAATACTATTCCCATACATAACTGATATAGTCTGTTCTCCATAGGTTGTGATATTAAAAGTCCAAAATGTATTAAGAGTATCCTGGGGTCTCTCTCTCCTGTGTTCACATTCTTATTAGGGGTAACGTTTCTCTTTAGGGAGAGACAGAGGTACAGGGAGTTATTAGACCAACCCTGCTCAACATTCTCGGTAAGGATTATGGTGAAAAAAAAGGAATTTGCTCTTCGTGCCACTTTATCGATGGCTGagactagaatggagtggtttaaggtgtgtccagtaggtggcgctgcctcggctctggaagcattagctgtgcagtctgacaGGCTCCCCAAATAGATTAATACTTGGTTTTTAAAGTAACCTAAAAGGGaataacccaaaatttttgcccaGGTATTAATCTACAGGGATctatcttccaaaaggtggtgctaagAGCAAATTCtttttttcaccaatgaggttGCATATTCCTTAATATGGGGCTGTTGTATTAGCATTAGTAGCCATTTCTAATGCTAATTGTTTACTGCTAAACCCCTTAAACCAGTTGCCCCATGATTAAATATTTACTTTGCTAGATCTTACAAAACATAAGTTTTGAACCAGTTTAAAGGGAAGCCGTTAGTAAAAACATGTTTTACTATGAAACACAGtagaaaaaaactgtttccagatACGGCCACATATCTCAGGTAGAATATCCGCAGCAGATATCCTGTAGTAGTTCTGcccacagggccggcgtcagcgcacggcatagtcgggcaagtgccggggcccacagagcctctgggagccccccggcacttgcctgtcaagatttcagctcatcggcgtccatccaccgatgagctggaatacatacgcgattaaagcaggagctgtgagttcagctcctactttaaagctccggcccggcttgcgtgtgtaggcgcgatgacgtcatcacgcatacacacgcaagccaggccgcagctaagcaggagctgaactcacagctcctgctttaatcgcgtatgtgactggagagaggagcgtcgggggatcgatggaaggtgagtgatggaaggtgagtataagtgtttgttttgtattaaatataaaggtggaacataatgaagggggcccatgaaactggggggcaaatgaagggtaggggggaacggcatgacactggggcagatgggggggtggaacagcatgacactggggcagagacgggggacatgaaactgtgggcagatgaagggggagaacgtgatgaaactggggacagagatggaggggggacatgaaactgggggcagaagaagggtgtatatgaaactgggggagagatggagggggcatataatttacgggtgactgtaggaggattgtactgtgtgggagcacatgataaatgaatgagaatgggtggaatcaacaaaagtgggtggagccaaatttgccgcggcgcgcaaagcgcgccgcacattttgctcctctttcttctctttaaaaattgggaggtatggcgttggtgacgccacactcctgcatgacgtcacttgcttcatctacgacgcacagtgtctcgactcccccgcctcctttacaagggggcccactgaggctctgtcgcccaagggcccataaaaacctggagccggccctgtctgCCTATGACAAATATGGGCTGCTTTCGTCCTGCAGCTAGAACGGTGTTCAAATTTTAtattagaaatgtaaaaaaaacattgtggaatTTGCAGCAATAATTCACAGGCTGTAGTTTCCAAACCCCCAGTATGATGcaggttttttccacagtgtatgGATAGAACCTCCATCCACTTCATTGCTACTGTACTTTGCAGGACTTGCAATATGTGGTCTGAGAGACTCCCCTCTGCCCGGCTTGACTGACAGGTCTCTCACTGTTAGTGTATAGGGGAGAGACCAGTCAATCaagtaaaaacaaataaacaccGAAAGGAGCCACCCAAAGGACATTTTGCTCTTTGCCcttcttttaaagggagtctatcattggctatagggatttgtaactaagcatatatttgcatagactttagaaaggctattccagacataccttttactcATTAATCCTCtatgccgtttttgaattagcccacttttattgctatgctaattagccaccatGGTGCACCCAAAGTGAATGCGATGTTCCCTGAGCATTACTTGTGTGATATGTTTAAAGAAGGGGGAAGGGAGAGCCAGGGAAGGCTGacgagtcatcatcatcatccttccCTGGTTCTCAGCTCAGTTTCccacgtatacgatcctaactcccatcgaaatgaatgggagcttttacggcgcgcaaactctgacacgccgtatacgtgccagatcacgctgcacgttacgtcgtgtgaatgcacccttagatgtatTGATAAAAACGAAGTATGATAGACATATTCTGAATGAGAATAACAGGCAATTCACTTATTAAATACTATTCTATTGACAAAAGATTCTCTCATACCCATATACAAGTAAAAATCACATTATACACGGCAGGATATAGTTGGATACAAGCCAAATTCCGTCACTACACATTTCCACTGCAGCAGATTTTCCAAGTCATACAACACAAGTGACATCACTAAGCTCTACAAATAAGTCATGTAGTACAGGCGACAAGTCATATAGAAACGGGACTTGTAAAATACACCCTGGTCTCACCTTCACCAACCTTCATTAATCGGGGAAAACGTCGAAAACAATTACTTTCAAATGGTCTGTCAGAATGTTCCAAATATCCAGAGAATTTCACTGCAGAAATAAGAACATAAATGAAGTAAAACAGCAGTACCACCAAAAAGGTGTACCTTAAAGCGTagctctaaagcgctgcaggaaaaaaaagtcgcgggaacgcatcgcgattcttcctgcagcgctttgaacagaaagttcacagagttttcctccgcttaCTTTCTATCACAATtttatctacagggaagccgccagcgtttccatagatataattgacatgcagcgatttccaaaactgtgccggtttcGGAAAACGCAGtatgtccgttctgtggtttgaaacacaaagtgagcatgggattcacatgaatcctatccactttgcagatactgtaaaacactgcgatttttcctgcgacAGAAACACCGCAAGCAAATCACGATGTTTCCGTACCTTTTCACACATTAAAGAATAAAGAACTATAGAAAAGCTGCCTTTACATAAATgtggggtttttgttttgttttttattaaataaGGAAGCAGCAAGTTAATTTAGTTTTTGTTCTTGGAAAagattgaggggaaaaaaaacaaaaaaaaaaaaacaatttgtttTCACTGCGTTTTTTGTTAGCTGCCTTCGCTATGTGTGTCCTTAGCCTTGAAGTCAATTCTATCAGGTTCCAAAGGTGGAAATTTTTTATTGTCTTTAGTTGGAAGTCTTTCTGTATTCTGGTTAACACCTGAGCAGGTTTTGTGTACTTACTAATGACTGTGGCATCCGGAGGAACTCTTTCTCCACTTCCAGCTCGGATAATCTCTTTTAAAACTCCTCTGTCTCCTGATATATCCTGCATGTTCTTTGCCAGTTTCTCAAATACAGACTAGAAGAACAACATTGGAAGCAATGGTAAGGTTAAGTACAACTTTCCTGTCTGGTCAATCCAATAGAAGAGTATTTGGAATTCCTCAGTCAGTTTCTAAAGCTGACATATCAGGAGAGCGACTTGTGTAACGCTGCAGATGTTGATTTATTTATCAACTGCCAGGAGGAAAAACTGAGGAACAATACGAATTCTAGCAAAAGATGTTTCAGCATTGTTATTTTGTaattttactaaaatagacatggcCGGAGAACCCAAAAAGTCCTTTTTAAACAAAAGCCTCAGGGCTGTGGATTTGATAAACCAAACCATTgacagtaacgctaggttcacatctgcgctgggctGTCTGACAAAGTCCCGTTTTCCTGATCATTGTGGTCTGGATGGGGATATCTTGTGTttctgggaaaacccctttaaagaggacctttcatcagatcgggcacatgcagatttatatactgctggaaagctgatagtgcgctgaattcagcgcactgtcggctttcccgatctgtgcccggtgtaaagcgctatcggtcctgggaccgtagcgctttagcgtcagaagggcgtttctgacagttagccaggaacgtccttctgcctcgcggcgcctatcacgctgtactgtggagcggggaggaacgccccctccctctgctcacacagctcgtccatagacgagtattatcaggaggggagggggcattcctccctgctcacagagcacagcgcaataggcgccgagaggcagaaggacgttcctggctaagtgtcagaaacgcccttctgactgtaaagccctacggtaccgggaccgatagcgctttacaccgggcacagatcgggaaagccgatagtg
This sequence is a window from Leptodactylus fuscus isolate aLepFus1 chromosome 2, aLepFus1.hap2, whole genome shotgun sequence. Protein-coding genes within it:
- the FKBP6 gene encoding inactive peptidyl-prolyl cis-trans isomerase FKBP6; its protein translation is MEKDGSDRREVPSHPGAPWGRVSNGLSVFEKLAKNMQDISGDRGVLKEIIRAGSGERVPPDATVIMKFSGYLEHSDRPFESNCFRRFPRLMKVGEDITLYGMEISILTMQRGELSWFLYSPAYAYGHLGFPPLIPPASTVLFEIEMLDFLDTAESDAFCELPLHCQSAYPLEKVLSIAATERQFGNYLFKRNRFCDAKDRYKRAFSCLSCQATSEEEKAQLDAARLLVNLNLALTYLRLERPTKTLTWGEKALAIDNKNVKALFRCGQACLELREYEKARSFLLRAQKLQPFNLEINSELKRLSSCYKDYMDRQREMCARMFAPPSTPVQQ